In Gymnogyps californianus isolate 813 chromosome 1, ASM1813914v2, whole genome shotgun sequence, the following are encoded in one genomic region:
- the LOC127014684 gene encoding cystatin-B-like: MLCGGTSAARPATDETQRIADEVKPQLEEKEGKTFDVFTAVEFKTQVVAGTNYFIKVHVGNDEFVHLRVFRSLPHENKPLSLHSYQSSKTKHDELSFF, encoded by the exons ATGTTGTGCGGGGGCACCTCGGCGGCCAGGCCCGCCACCGACGAGACGCAGCGGATCGCGGACGAG GTGAAACCTcagctagaagaaaaagaagggaaaacatttgATGTCTTCACTGCAGTGGAGTTTAAAACTCAGGTGGTTGCTGGAACAAACTACTTCATCAAG GTCCATGTTGGCAATGACGAGTTCGTGCACCTGCGGGTGTTCAGAAGCCTTCCTCATGAGAATAAGCCGCTGAGTCTCCACAGTTACCAGAGCAGCAAGACTAAGCATGATGAACTGTCTTTTTTCTAG